A window of Quercus robur chromosome 12, dhQueRobu3.1, whole genome shotgun sequence genomic DNA:
CTTGCAATTAGAAAGAAATTCTAATATGTATCACTGCAATTATCCACATTACCAACAAGTTCTACCAGTCGGTCTTCAAGTCATACCTCTTGATTGATGACAATGTATTCCCATTTCCATTCGGCAGACACACAGTACTGCACAAATATTCAGCTGCAGTTCCTGCTTCTTCAGGTATATCACTAGTTGAAGTAATGCCATTTCTATCTTCGAGTATCTGCATATTGAGATAACTCATtgaataagtaatttttttataggataGTGCAATTCAATGGCATTGGAAATTATACACTAGAAAGGGAACAAACCCAGAATGCATTTTAAAATGCTTTAGGCTGGCACTCAAACTTATAAACTGTAATGAAATTAAGCTCTAACAGTACCAGGAAAAACAAACAGAACTCCGAACAGGTTTTTATCAAACCTTCATTGATCCTCTGACCATGATAAAGAAATTTGGCAGGTCAAGAAGGTACTGCTATAATACTAGAATAATATGAGCCTTAAATGTATGATGCATGATGTAATGTTCGCTATTGCAAACCTGTAGAAATGCACTACTCTGATTGAGTTcttccattttgctctctaatTCCTCAATTTTGTTCTGAAGATCCTTTTCCTTCTCCAAAAAGGAATTTGTTGAGGCTTCCAAGGCAGtttcttttaactttatttgTCCCTGTcggaaaaaaacaattatcaataCAATGGATCCAAGTTTATCCACCACAACTGGCACAAACAAgtcaagaaaataaatttataaaacaatttAGACGGTGTGTAGGAGGGCCAAACATATGTATGAACTATGAAGGACAGTAAATATAACTTGATAACCAACCACACACAAGAAACTGTTAATCATCTTGTGGTCTCTAGCAAAACCTTTGCCTTTGGCATAGTCACCTACACATAATCATTTATGCATACACATACATGTATCAAAACTCATGCTTTTATATACTAACTGGAGTAGTAATTTACCTCaagcaattttattttctccctCAGACCGGCAACTTCTTTTGAACCACGGGGAGCTGGAGGGGATCTATTGTTTTTCACAGTAGTTTTAGTTGCATCGGAAACTGCTGTGCGTCCATTACTATCCTTGAGCTTCTTCTCCATACTGGTTACTGCATCGTCCCTTTTCTTTAGTTCATTCTTTAATTGGAAGACGTGCTTTCTGagtctctctttctcagcctcATCCTCAAACAATGAATGTTTCATTTCATCACTGTGAGCTTTGATTGTTTCCATCTCCGATTGTAAGACTCCAATGGTTGCTTCCTGCTCATTCTTGAGATGCCTCATTCTATTTAACTCCTCCTGAGACTTATCCACTTCCTTCTTCATCAAAGCAATTGTACTCTCCAGTTCAATTCTTCTTGTATTTCCACTTTGTAACAGCAACTCAGATTCCTTAACTGATGTCGACAttttttccaactcagcttgcAATTTTTCTTGCTGCTCTGTTTTTTCACAAAGGCATATATTATCTTCTGTGATCCTATTTATTTCAGCTTTGAGCATTTCAGTCTCCTCAGAGAAAGCCCTCCTAAGTTCTTTGACATGCTGCTTCTGATATTCAAGCTGCTTGGACTTGTTATCAATTTCCTCTGCCATTTGTTCTATCTGATCTGTTTTTGTATCAATTTGGTTGGAAAGCTCATGTATTTTTTCCTCGTAATAGTCCTTCACTGAGTTGGTCTCTTCTCTGACTTTCTGGAGCATTTCTTCTAGTTGACTTTTCTGCAGCTGCAGTTCATTAGCTTTCATCATTGCTTTTGCAGCCACCTGTTCATTTGCATCAAATGTAGAGGTCATTTGCACTGAGAGCCTTTTAAATTCCTCCTGAATCCTTTCAGCTGTACTAGCATTTTTCCATCTTGTCTTTCGCAAGGCTTGCTCTGCTTGGATGGCTCTTTGCTCCTGCTCAACTTTGGCACGTGTCACAGCTTCCAGATCAGTTTCAAATGCTTGAGCCTGCTTCTCCAGTTCTTCTTCCAAGCAATTGATATGGGTTTCAAGTTCCCTTATAGTAGCCAAAGAACCTGAGAATTCATTTGACTGCTTCTTGAGTTCAATTTCCAAGCTCTCAATAGTGGCTTCTAGTTCATTTATGGCTGCAGAAGGAGATGAACATTCATACTGCATCTTCAGTTGTTCTTGTAGTTGACTTTGCTCTAGTCTATATGACATGTCATGATTTTCCTGTTTCAATATCTCATAATCAAGTGCAAGCTGCTCCATCTGCATCTCTAGTTCATCTTTATCTCTCCTGTAAATCTCTATTTCGCCATAGAGGTCTATGATCTTTTGCTCTAGCAGGTATGTTTCTTTGGCATTGCTGTGCTCCTTCACAAGCTCTTCTAGTGCTTTCTGCTCTTCATCATCATCCGTCTCACTTTTTAAGAGGGTTCCCCTTAACTCTTCCGCGTTCTCACTGGATCCCATTTTGTTGGTAAGATTCAATATTTCCCCATTTTTCTCTTCCACCATTTCATCTAAGTCCCTTACAGCAAGGAGCAACTCTGTGTTAGATTCCTGTGTCTTCTGCAACTGTAACCGAAGATTGGCATTCAGGTCCTTCTCATAGGTCAATTCTTGTCTGATTTCTTCAACAAGAGCACGCAGATCCCCACCTTCTGACTGCAACCTGTTTCTAACTTTTGCATCATCCATACGTCTATGGAAGGACTTGAGTTTCTCGCATTCTGACTTGAGTGcatctctctcctctttcaGGCTAACAATTTCTCTTGAGAGATCCTGCCCCCTTTTGCTCTCTTTCACAATTTGTTTTCGAAGGGTCTGTAATTCCAACTCTGAAATGTCGGCCTGCCTAGCCAAAGTAACAAGATCAGCCTTGAGTTTTTCAATCTCAATATCTGAAGCCTCTTGAGATCTTTCTCTTGGATGCGCATCATGAGAACTATGTGTTGAATCATCAGTACTTATGCCGTGATCAGAACCACCTGACCACTCCTCATATACTGTAATTGACGAATTTACTGCTGGATTATGAGGCAATGAGTTGTGGCTAAGAGATGATAAGAACCTAGAAGAGTCTTGATGAATGTTATTATTTCTCACTCCAAGTTCACGTGGAGTATTAAGTCCAGAGCTGCTCTCGGAACTCGACAATGTAATGTCAGATCCACTAGAGTCTGTACAGTTACCATTCAATTCAACATTATGGGTAGTTTTGTTGATTGGCCCAACCTGCGAAAcaattaggaaaagaaaaacgtaataaagttttttttttttctttttaaaccaaTTCAAGATGAACAAGaaaaaagaggggggagggggggggggggcaataattattcatattttat
This region includes:
- the LOC126710591 gene encoding uncharacterized protein LOC126710591 → MFKSARWRSERNKIKAVFKLQFHATQVSYFGADSLTLSLIPADVGKPTAKLERATVRNGTCQWETPVYETVKFNREPRTGKINERIYQILVSTGSSKAGAIGEVSFDFAEYAEATKPSSVSLPLKTSNTNSNAVLHVLIQRLQENVDQREVEECEDAKMASEDRSLKTYLSHDDADESIANHHIDVGPINKTTHNVELNGNCTDSSGSDITLSSSESSSGLNTPRELGVRNNNIHQDSSRFLSSLSHNSLPHNPAVNSSITVYEEWSGGSDHGISTDDSTHSSHDAHPRERSQEASDIEIEKLKADLVTLARQADISELELQTLRKQIVKESKRGQDLSREIVSLKEERDALKSECEKLKSFHRRMDDAKVRNRLQSEGGDLRALVEEIRQELTYEKDLNANLRLQLQKTQESNTELLLAVRDLDEMVEEKNGEILNLTNKMGSSENAEELRGTLLKSETDDDEEQKALEELVKEHSNAKETYLLEQKIIDLYGEIEIYRRDKDELEMQMEQLALDYEILKQENHDMSYRLEQSQLQEQLKMQYECSSPSAAINELEATIESLEIELKKQSNEFSGSLATIRELETHINCLEEELEKQAQAFETDLEAVTRAKVEQEQRAIQAEQALRKTRWKNASTAERIQEEFKRLSVQMTSTFDANEQVAAKAMMKANELQLQKSQLEEMLQKVREETNSVKDYYEEKIHELSNQIDTKTDQIEQMAEEIDNKSKQLEYQKQHVKELRRAFSEETEMLKAEINRITEDNICLCEKTEQQEKLQAELEKMSTSVKESELLLQSGNTRRIELESTIALMKKEVDKSQEELNRMRHLKNEQEATIGVLQSEMETIKAHSDEMKHSLFEDEAEKERLRKHVFQLKNELKKRDDAVTSMEKKLKDSNGRTAVSDATKTTVKNNRSPPAPRGSKEVAGLREKIKLLEGQIKLKETALEASTNSFLEKEKDLQNKIEELESKMEELNQSSAFLQILEDRNGITSTSDIPEEAGTAAEYLCSTVCLPNGNGNTLSSIKSNEETSSEKELKASSTSNRDGNLDDFIAELASLKARNKSMESELKEMQERYSEISLKFAEVEGERQQLVMTVRNLKNAKKS